In the genome of Raphanus sativus cultivar WK10039 chromosome 4, ASM80110v3, whole genome shotgun sequence, one region contains:
- the LOC108849732 gene encoding probable trehalose-phosphate phosphatase E has translation MVRFIEENITKMLETKIISKSEVLYAGGDDGDTSPATKVFQDFQINEENVGGGGGGIIRSWVDSMRACSPTHLKPFNNQSSWIKEHPSALNMFEEILHISEGKQIVMFLDYDGTLSPIVDDPDRAFMSNKMRNTVRKLAMCFPTVIVSGRSREKVYNFVKLTELYYAGSHGMDIKGPEQNSKYKKKTQSLLCQPATEFLPVISEVYMKLVEKTKSIQGAKVENNKFCASVHFRCVDENKWSDLAHLVRSVLKNYPKLMLTQGRKVLEIRPIIKWDKGKALEFLLESLGYENCTDVFPIYIGDDRTDEDAFKILRDKRQGLGILVSKYAKETNASYSLQEPDEVMDFLERLVEWKKLTSGQ, from the exons ATGG TGAGATTCATCGAAGAGAATATTACTAAAATGTTGGAGACAAAGATCATCTCTAAGTCGGAAGTTTTATATGCCGGAGGAGACGACGGAGACACGTCGCCGGCGACCAAAGTTTTTCAAGATTTTCAGATCAACGAAGAAAAcgtcggaggaggaggaggagggataATAAGATCATGGGTTGATTCCATGAGAGCATGTTCTCCTACTCATCTCAAACCTTTCAACAACCAATCTTCGTGGATT AAAGAACATCCATCAGCTTTGAACATGTTCGAAGAAATACTTCATATATCAGAAGGAAAACAAATCGTCATGTTTCTTGATTACGATGGTACTCTTTCTCCCATTGTTGATGATCCTGATCGGGCTTTCATGTCTAACAAG ATGCGAAACACTGTAAGGAAACTTGCAATGTGTTTTCCAACAGTCATAGTTAGTGGGCGATCTAGAGAGAAG GTTTATAATTTTGTGAAATTAACTGAGTTGTACTATGCTGGAAGTCACGGTATGGACATCAAAGGACCAGAGCAAAATTCCAAATACAAAAAA AAAACCCAATCTCTTCTCTGTCAACCCGCGACGGAGTTTCTTCCGGTGATTAGTGAG gTGTATATGAAACTAGTCGAGAAAACAAAATCGATTCAAGGAGCCAAAGTTGAAAACAACAAGTTTTGTGCTTCTGTTCACTTTCGATGCGTAGACGAAAAT AAATGGAGTGACTTGGCCCATCTAGTTCGATCAGTTCTGAAGAACTACCCCAAGCTCATGCTTACGCAGGGAAGAAAA GTGTTGGAGATTCGTCCAATCATTAAATGGGACAAAGGCAAAGCACTTGAGTTCTTGTTAGAATCCCTCG GATATGAGAATTGTACCGATGTTTTCCCTATATATATTGGAGATGATCGTACCGACGAAGATGCCtttaag ATTTTGAGAGATAAAAGACAAGGTCTTGGGATCCTTGTATCTAAATACGCAAAGGAGACCAATGCTTCTTATTCTTTGCAGGAGCCAGACGAG gTTATGGATTTTTTGGAACGTCTGGTGGAATGGAAAAAGTTAACAAGTGGGCAATGA